CGGCATTGCGCCGCGGCAGATCGGTGATCATGACCGAGCAGACGCCGTGGCTGGGAGGACAGTTGACGGCTCAACTGGTGCCCAGCGACGAGCACCGACGCATCGAGACAACCGGCCGCAACCGCAGCTACGCCCAGTTCCGCGAGCTCGTCCGCGAGCACTACCGGACTTACTATCCGCTCACCGCAGCCGCGAGAACCGACCAGCACCTTAACCCCGGCGCGGCGTGGGTCAGTCCGCTCAGCGTCGAGCCGAAGGTCATCCTCGCGGTGATCCACAGCATGCTGCGCCCGTACGAAGCGTCCGGACGACTCACGCTCATGCTCAAGACGTCGCCCGTCGCTGTCCACACCGACGGTGACCGCGTCACCGCGGTGACGGTACGCGATCGCGCGGGAGATGTGTGCGACCTCTCCGCGCCGTTCGTGCTGGACGCGACCGAGCTCGGTGACCTCCTGGAACTCGGCGGAGTCGAGTTCGTCACCGGCCGCGAGGCCCGCGGCGAGACCGGCGAGCCAGGCGCACCGGAGACCGGCGATCCCCTCGACATGCAGAGCGTCACCTGGTGCTTCGCGGTCGAGCACCTCGCCGGCCAGGACCACACCATCGACCGACCCGACGACTACGGCTTCTTCCGCGAGTGGCGACCGCCGCAGCTCGACGGCGAGAAGATACTCGGGTTCCGCCGTGCCGCCCACGACGGATCGATCGCCAGGCAGTACACGCTGCGCGTGAACGACGACGACGACCCGTTCGCCATCGACGTGGACCACCGCAACATGGGCGAAGCCCCCGAGCTGTGGAACTACCGCCGCGTCGCAGCGCGGCGCCAGTTCGAGGACGGCGCGTACGAGAGTGACATCGTCATCGTGAACTGGCCGATGAACGACTACGCCGGCGGTACGGTGTTCGGCAGCGACGACGCGGCGGTCCACTGGGATCGGTCGAAGGCGCTGAGTCGGTCGCTGCTCTACTGGCTACAGACGGAGGCTCCGCGACCCGACGGCGGCGTCGGCTGGCCCGGACTGCGCCTCGCGCCGCGCGTCACGGGGACGTCGGACGGTTTCGCCATGATGCCGTACTTCCGGGAGTCACGCCGCATTCGAGCGGAGCGGACGATCCTCGAGCAGGACTTCGACCGGGACCTCCGCGACGGCCGGGGCGCCGAGCGCTATCCGGACACCGTGGGCGTCGGTCACTACTACTGGATCGACCGGCACGCCACGACCGGTGGCAGCGCGGGCGGCGGCGGCCTGCCGGAGCCGTTCGAGATCCCGCTCGGCGCTCTCCTGCCGCAGCGTGTACGGAACCTTCTCCCCGCCGCGAAGAACATCGGCACCACGCACATCTCCAACGGCAGCTACCGACTGCAGCCCGTCGAGTGGTCCATCGGCGAGGCCGCGGGAGCCCTCGCCTCATACTGCCTCGACCACGGCCTCGAGCCGTCCGCAGTGCGCTCCGATGCGCACCGGCTCGGCGATTTCCAGCGCGACCTCGAACGCGGAGGTGTGCAGCTGCGCTGGGATCCCGCGCTCCGCTGGTAGACCGCCGCGAAGGTCAGGCCTCGTCCGGCGCACGACCGGTCGAGGCTCTGACCTGCAGCGTTGGGGTCGCGTCCTGATGAGTGGACGGGTCCGCGCCGTCGATGACGTCGAGAAGTCGGCGCGCGGCATGGGCCCCGAGGGCGACGACATCGTGGCCGAGCGCGGTCAGCCCCGGCGTAACGAGGCGGCAGAGCAGCGAGTCGTCCCACGCGATAATGGAGACGTCGCTGGGGACCGAGAGACCCAGTTCGTGTGCGGTGGTCAGCGCTACGACCGCCATGACGTCGTTGTCGAACAACAGACCCGTCGGCGCCCGGGGCGACGACAGCACGGTGTGCGCGGCTGCCGCACCGGAATCCTGTGAGAGATCGGTGCGCACTATGTCGTGTTCGAGGCCCGCGGCGCGAGCGGCGCGCTCGAACGCCTCGTCGCGGATGGCCGCGTACACATAGCGGCGGGGGGCCGCAACACGGGTGATGCGTCGATGGCCGAGGGCCGCGAGATGCTCGACTGCCTGCTGCATCGCCTCGGCGTCGTTCGTCCACACCGTCGTCAGTCCGGCGGCGACCCTCGGGTCGCCGACGACGACCGCGGGGATGCCACCCTCCGACACGACGGAGATCCGCGGATCATCCGGGATCAGATCGGTGAGCAGGACGCCGTCGACACGACGCGACATGTGCCATCGCCGGATCGCCTCGGCCTCGGCGTCCGCGTCGGGCGCGAGCTCGAGCAGGAGCCCCATCGAGCGAGACGCGAGCGTCGCCTCCACGCCGGCGATGAACTGCATGTAGAACGGCTCGACGGAGAGATCACGAGGGTCCTTGCTGAGCACCAGACCGATCGTGTCCGCGCCTGCACCCGCCAGCGTGCGGGCGGCGCTCGCTGGCGACCAGCCGAGCCGGGCCGCCACCTCGAGAACCCGTTCGCGCGTGGCCGAAGACACACCGGACCGGCCGTTCAGAGCATAGGAGACGCTCGCGGTCGACGTCTGTGCCTCCCGCGCGACGTCCGCGATGGTGACCCGCCGGGTCTGCGGAGCGCTCGTCATCACCGATGCCAGCTCCCGTCAGTCGGAGTGGATGGTATCGCTCAGCGAGGCAACGACGAACGCAGCCTGTGGCGAGGCGGCATCGAGCGGCTCCGGCGCGCGGACACGGAAGATCTCCGTCTCCCCCGGCAGCACGGTGGTGAAGCCACGGTCGACCGTCGCCTCGGGATGGATCCGGTCCGGCTGGACGAGCACATCGCGCGCGAGGTGATGCGAGCGGACACCGATGTCCAGCCCACCGGTGACGGCGGTGACCGTGACCTCCAGCGGTGTTCCGTTGAGCCGTGCATCCCTCGGCGAAGCGAAGTGCCAGACGGCCCGCTCGTCGTCGACCGTCGCGATGATGAACTCGGAGCCTGGATCCGACGACTCGGCGACAGCCGACGGCAGCGTGAGGCGGGTCACCGAACGCGGAGGAACCGAGAGCGAGTGCGATCGCTCCGCGGCGGGCACGCCGTCGAGGCGCCGCCGAGCGAGGTGCGCCATCGTGTCCCACGCCTCGTCGTCGTCGTTGATGACGCAGAGCTCCAGTGCGCCGTCACACGGCTCGATGGTCACGACCCGCGGCGCGTAGATGTCGCGCAGGGCGAAGTAGAGCGGCTTGCAGCGGCCGGCGCTGTCGATCGCCGACCACGACGTGACAGGCCAGAGGTCGTTGAGCTGCCACACGATAGTGCCCGTGGTCCGCGGCCAGCTCGCGCGCCAGTGCAGCACGCCGGTGCGGACCGCCTCGACCTGCATCCACTGCGTCTGCAGGTGCCACCGGTCGAAGTCCTCCGTCGGCGGGAGGTGCCGGGCGAGGTTGCGCGCAAGCTTCGCGTGTCCGTCAATGGCCTTCTGATGGTGGCGCACGTTCTCGGCATCGATGCGCAGCTCCCGGTCAGTGATCGCATCTCGGAGTGTTCGCCAAGCCGCTGCGCCCTGCCAGCCGAACTCGGACACGAAGCGCGGAGAGCTGTCCCGGTAGACCGCGTAGTCATCCGCGTTCCAGGCGTCCCAGGAATGGAACGTCTGGTGGTCGGTGTCGTTCGGGTCGTGCGCCCAGCTGCCCGACCAAGGGCTCCCCTCCGTGTAAGGACGGGTGGGGTCGAGCTCGCGAACGAGGTCCGGGAGCCACTCGAGGTAGTACCGCTCGCCCCAGGTGAGCTCACCTCCTGGCTGCGCCGCCCAGTCCTTGTCGAGGCGCATCCAGAGGTTCTCGTTGTTCCCGTTCCAGATGGCAAGGCTGGGATGAGAGCTGAGCCGCACGATGTTCTCGCGGGCCTCGGCGAGCATCTCGGAGCGGATCGGCTCCTCCTCGGGGTAGGCGGCGCACGCGAAGAGAAAGTCCTGCCACACGAGCAGGCCGAGCTCGTCGCACGCTTTGTAGAACGCGTCGCTCTCGTAGACCCCTCCGCCCCATACGCGGACGAGGTTCACGTTCGCGTCAGCGGCCTGTTCCAGACGGGTCCGGACGCGGTCGGCGGTGACCGCCCCGGGGAAGACACTCTCTGGGATCCAATTCACGCCCTTGACGAACAGAGGGCGCTCGTTCACCGTGACCACGAACGGGGTGCCGTGAGCGTCGGGTGCCCGGTCGATGGCGACAGTCCGGAAGCCGACCCGTGTGTGGTACTCGTCGAGCTGCTCCTTCCCGGACCAGAGCGAGACATCGACCGGATACAGGTGTGGTTCGCCAAGTCCTCGCGGGTACCACCGTCGTACGTCGGGAACGGCGACGACGACGGTCGCGGAGTCCTCGCCGGGCTGGACCTCGGCGTGGACAGCCTGCCCGGCGATCTCGACCTCCAGGTGGAACGGGAGTGTTGCCCCCGAGCCGGTTCGCTCGAGGTCGATGTGGGCGGTGAGGATGCCGGTGTCCTCGAACAAGTCGACCAGGGGACGGACCCCGGCGATCCGCGCAGTGCTCCACGTCTCCACCTTGACGTCGCGCCACAATCCGCAACCTGGGAGGGTCGGTCCCCAGTCCCAGCCAAAGCTGCTCGCCATCTTCCGGATGAACGCGAAGGGCTGTGGATAGGCGCTGGGCCGGCCTCCGAGCGAGCGCTCCCATCGCTCCGCCTCCGTGTACGCGGACGTGAATCGGACATCGACGGCATTCGTCTCGGCCGCGACCGCCGTGATGTCGAACCGGGAGGAACGATGCATGTTCCGGGTGCTTCCGACCGTCCGCCCGTTGACTGCGACGGATGCGACGGTGTCGACACCGTCGAGGACGAGGTCGATCCGCTCTGCGCCAACGGCGGCGGCGAACGTGCGGCTGAGTCCCCAGTCGCATCTCGACACCCACGAGACTTCGTCCTCGTTCTGGTCAACGAAGGGGTCGGGGATGAGGTCCGCTGCCAGCAGGTCGAGGTGGATCGCTCCTGGAACCTGCGCATCGATGACCTGGCCGATGAGCGGGATGGCCGATTCTGGCACCGAAGTCTGGCCGTCCGCAACGACTGTCCATGTCCAACGTCCTGCCAGGTCCAACGTCGTGCGCATGCGGACTCCTCCTCGCCGAGCCAAGTGCGTTCCAGCGTAGCCTAAGCGCTTAAGTTCCACCGGGACGGGACCCGGCCGCTCCATGCGCTTATCTGCGTCTGTCCGTCGTTGTCATCCGGTGACACCGGATGCCGGCGCACGGAGGGGGCCAGTGATGTCGGCCCCAGCCATCGAACTCTTGCTCTTCACCTCGTAGTTCTGCGGAGCACGCCGCCGCGCGTTGCTCATCCCCGGCCTCGAACAACGAAGATGGCAGCGCGGGTACGGGACTCTACGGTCATGAAGCGTAGAGAAAGGCTTACGCCGCGTAGGGCTCCCTCTCAGGTCTCCGGCACCACGGTGATCTCGCTGCGTGCCTAACGAGCTCGTGCATGGTTGGCGGTGAGACGTCGAGGACTTCGGTGGGGCCTGGGTTTCACATCTGCTGAGCCGATGTCAGGTCCGCGGTCTGCTGGTGGGACAGCAGGCAGGCGATGGCCTGGACCGTGTCGCTCATGTGCTCGCGGCGGCCGACGTGGCGGGCCGGCGCCCGCCAGTTCTTGAGATGCGCGATGCCGTGCTCGACCCGGATACGGCGTGAGGAATGCGCCTTGCGCCGACGCTCATGCATCTGCTCGTACCAGTCCGGGGCGTTCTTCTTGAACTTGCGGTGCGGTGGCGCCTCTACACGTCCCCCGGTCTGCGCGCGAGCCCCTGGTAGCCGGCATCGGCGAGGATCTCGACCGCAGGCCCACCGGCCAGGAGCCCCACCAGCCCCGGAGTCCGGGTCACGGCCGAGCGGCACCCCGACCATGGAGGTCCCGGCGCCCGCGCCGAACGGCCACAGACCGCACACCTGCACGGAGGTACCTCGCCACTCAGGTGCGGGATCGACGTAGCCGACCATGCCGCCCGCCGAGCCGGGCCAGCCAGGGGCAGTGGCGCGGGGTGGACGGGATTGCCTGGTCATGCGTGCCATCTGAAGGAACGCGGCATCAGCCTGCCCCGCCCCAGACGGGAGAGGGCGCGGTCGTGGACGCGGCTCAGGAGCAGCAGGGCGCAGGTGGCGCCGATCAGGGCGCAGAACATGTCCCACTGGGTGTCCCAAACGTCTCCCTGCGTGCCCAGGAAAGCGTCCGCGGCCTCGCCTCCGGTGACCGCCGCGAACCATTCCAGCATCTCGAAGACGGCGCTGAAGGCGAGGCAGGCGCAGACGGTGAGCGGGGCGAGCCAGCGGCTGCCTCGCAACGGGGAGGTGCGGACGAGGAGTTCGCGTACCAGGATGGCCGGGACGAAGCCCTGCACGAGGTGGCCGAAGCGGTCGTAGGGGTTGCGGTCCCATCCGAGCCAGTCGCGCACCCAGTCCCCTGCGGGCACCTCCGCGTAGGTGTAGTGGCCGCCCACGATGAGGACCAGGGCGTGCGCCGCCAGCAGCCCGCACAGCAGACCGCTCAGCGGGAAGCGGTGGCGCAGCAGGATCGCCAGCGGCAGACCCGCCATCACCCACACCGTCTCCAGCACCCAGGTCGTCGGATCGGCCGCGCCGAACCTCGACACGACGAGCGCCGCGGTCACCGCGACGGCGAGGGCGGCCGGCAGACGGCGCCGGGGCGACAGCCTCGCGTCCAGCGTCGGGGCGGGGGCGGGGTGAGTGGCGGTCAAGACTGCTCCTCGTATTCGGGGCGGGCCCTCACTATCGGGCCCGCCCGCGACCGCCCTCATGAGTACGTGTACTCAGACCACCACGTCGCACCACCCGGTCGGGGTGAGTGAGGGCGGAAGGCAACCCGTGCGGGAGGCGGCGCGTCCTCTCCCACGACATCGGCGCGGGAGCGTTTCCGCCCGCGTTGGGAGGCCACGTACGAAAGGCGGCGCACACGATGCCGGACCCTTCCTTCTGGTTGGACGCGGCCGAGGGATTCGACGACTCGGACGAGGAGAGCAGCGTCCATGCACTCGACCGCAAGTTGTTCCAGAGGAGCAGCCCAAGCGGGAGGGGCTGAACCACGCGATCTCTCCCCACCTGGCAAGGGAGATGACGGCTGCCGCAGCGGCGGTGGGCGCTACATTCCTCGACCCCGAACCGAACTTCAAGGGCAAGGCGATCTGTGGTGACCGCAAGTCGGTCCACGCGGTCACCACCGAGGGCAAGTCCGAGGCGGACAATCCTGGGATCCCTCCGTCCATGGAGCCGTTCCACCCGAAGATCAGTGGTGCCACGCTCTATACCGATGCGCTGGAGCGCGCGTCGTCGCTTCGCGCCCCGGGAGCGGGCCGCAGTCTGGTTCAGGGCCGAGAGCGCTGCCACGGCAATCGCCGCCGTTGGGTACGCGCTACCGCGGCACCGAGCTGGTCCGCGACGCGCTGGTGGAGGCCGTGACGACCCTGCCGGCAGACCTCACACGGTCCGTCACCTGGGACCAGGGTAGCGAGATGGGACGGCATCACGAGTTCACCATCGCCACGGACGTCCCTGTCTACTTCTGCGACCCGGCCAGTCCCTGGCAGCGCGGCTCGAACGAGAACACGAACGGCCGGCTCCGGCAGTACTTCCCCAAGGGCACCGACCTGTCCGTCCACCCCCGCGAGCATCTGAACGCCGTCGCCGCCGAACTGACCAGCAGGCCCCG
The nucleotide sequence above comes from Streptomyces sp. NBC_01716. Encoded proteins:
- a CDS encoding DUF2238 domain-containing protein, producing the protein MTATHPAPAPTLDARLSPRRRLPAALAVAVTAALVVSRFGAADPTTWVLETVWVMAGLPLAILLRHRFPLSGLLCGLLAAHALVLIVGGHYTYAEVPAGDWVRDWLGWDRNPYDRFGHLVQGFVPAILVRELLVRTSPLRGSRWLAPLTVCACLAFSAVFEMLEWFAAVTGGEAADAFLGTQGDVWDTQWDMFCALIGATCALLLLSRVHDRALSRLGRGRLMPRSFRWHA
- a CDS encoding glycoside hydrolase family 2 protein, which translates into the protein MERPGPVPVELKRLGYAGTHLARRGGVRMRTTLDLAGRWTWTVVADGQTSVPESAIPLIGQVIDAQVPGAIHLDLLAADLIPDPFVDQNEDEVSWVSRCDWGLSRTFAAAVGAERIDLVLDGVDTVASVAVNGRTVGSTRNMHRSSRFDITAVAAETNAVDVRFTSAYTEAERWERSLGGRPSAYPQPFAFIRKMASSFGWDWGPTLPGCGLWRDVKVETWSTARIAGVRPLVDLFEDTGILTAHIDLERTGSGATLPFHLEVEIAGQAVHAEVQPGEDSATVVVAVPDVRRWYPRGLGEPHLYPVDVSLWSGKEQLDEYHTRVGFRTVAIDRAPDAHGTPFVVTVNERPLFVKGVNWIPESVFPGAVTADRVRTRLEQAADANVNLVRVWGGGVYESDAFYKACDELGLLVWQDFLFACAAYPEEEPIRSEMLAEARENIVRLSSHPSLAIWNGNNENLWMRLDKDWAAQPGGELTWGERYYLEWLPDLVRELDPTRPYTEGSPWSGSWAHDPNDTDHQTFHSWDAWNADDYAVYRDSSPRFVSEFGWQGAAAWRTLRDAITDRELRIDAENVRHHQKAIDGHAKLARNLARHLPPTEDFDRWHLQTQWMQVEAVRTGVLHWRASWPRTTGTIVWQLNDLWPVTSWSAIDSAGRCKPLYFALRDIYAPRVVTIEPCDGALELCVINDDDEAWDTMAHLARRRLDGVPAAERSHSLSVPPRSVTRLTLPSAVAESSDPGSEFIIATVDDERAVWHFASPRDARLNGTPLEVTVTAVTGGLDIGVRSHHLARDVLVQPDRIHPEATVDRGFTTVLPGETEIFRVRAPEPLDAASPQAAFVVASLSDTIHSD
- a CDS encoding LacI family DNA-binding transcriptional regulator, which produces MTSAPQTRRVTIADVAREAQTSTASVSYALNGRSGVSSATRERVLEVAARLGWSPASAARTLAGAGADTIGLVLSKDPRDLSVEPFYMQFIAGVEATLASRSMGLLLELAPDADAEAEAIRRWHMSRRVDGVLLTDLIPDDPRISVVSEGGIPAVVVGDPRVAAGLTTVWTNDAEAMQQAVEHLAALGHRRITRVAAPRRYVYAAIRDEAFERAARAAGLEHDIVRTDLSQDSGAAAAHTVLSSPRAPTGLLFDNDVMAVVALTTAHELGLSVPSDVSIIAWDDSLLCRLVTPGLTALGHDVVALGAHAARRLLDVIDGADPSTHQDATPTLQVRASTGRAPDEA
- a CDS encoding FAD-dependent oxidoreductase, coding for MTRQQADLLIIGGGVGGVSAALAALRRGRSVIMTEQTPWLGGQLTAQLVPSDEHRRIETTGRNRSYAQFRELVREHYRTYYPLTAAARTDQHLNPGAAWVSPLSVEPKVILAVIHSMLRPYEASGRLTLMLKTSPVAVHTDGDRVTAVTVRDRAGDVCDLSAPFVLDATELGDLLELGGVEFVTGREARGETGEPGAPETGDPLDMQSVTWCFAVEHLAGQDHTIDRPDDYGFFREWRPPQLDGEKILGFRRAAHDGSIARQYTLRVNDDDDPFAIDVDHRNMGEAPELWNYRRVAARRQFEDGAYESDIVIVNWPMNDYAGGTVFGSDDAAVHWDRSKALSRSLLYWLQTEAPRPDGGVGWPGLRLAPRVTGTSDGFAMMPYFRESRRIRAERTILEQDFDRDLRDGRGAERYPDTVGVGHYYWIDRHATTGGSAGGGGLPEPFEIPLGALLPQRVRNLLPAAKNIGTTHISNGSYRLQPVEWSIGEAAGALASYCLDHGLEPSAVRSDAHRLGDFQRDLERGGVQLRWDPALRW